One Brachybacterium aquaticum genomic region harbors:
- the msrB gene encoding peptide-methionine (R)-S-oxide reductase MsrB — protein MSTEPIGSRPYPVAISEEEWQQRLSPFEYQVLRQGGTERPGTGEYEEVRPAGTYACKACGAELFTAETQFDAHCGWPAFYAPSDSDAVELLEDTSLGMRRIEVRCANCGSHLGHVFEGEGFPTPTDQRYCINSVSLVHSDDAPAAS, from the coding sequence ATGTCCACCGAGCCCATCGGCTCCCGCCCCTACCCCGTCGCGATCAGCGAGGAGGAGTGGCAGCAGCGCCTGTCGCCCTTCGAGTACCAGGTCCTGCGCCAGGGCGGCACCGAGCGCCCCGGCACCGGCGAGTACGAGGAGGTGCGGCCGGCCGGCACCTATGCGTGCAAGGCGTGCGGCGCCGAGCTGTTCACCGCCGAGACCCAGTTCGACGCGCACTGCGGCTGGCCGGCGTTCTACGCCCCGAGCGACTCCGACGCGGTCGAGCTGCTGGAGGACACGTCCCTCGGCATGCGCCGGATCGAGGTGCGCTGCGCGAACTGCGGCTCCCACCTCGGCCACGTCTTCGAGGGCGAGGGCTTCCCCACCCCCACCGACCAGCGCTACTGCATCAACTCCGTCAGCCTCGTCCACAGCGACGACGCGCCCGCCGCGAGCTGA
- a CDS encoding dihydrofolate reductase family protein produces the protein MHLLLRDGAPLPAPLTVPRDDDGARLLAALYAYPPLPADEGPTDGSGAVHVRAMMTTTIDGAIAGADGTSGSLHDPDDSFAFQVLRALTDVVLVGAETVRREDYRRPLGRESLLCPSLRPGGADRPALAIWSRSGDLPGSIEAEQPTFLITASDGAREAAARSGLPRDQVIVADTAAEAVQALAARGMRGIQAEGGPSALGRLAAEGVLDELCFTTAHRTVGGLSPRVLAGAAHETAWRLDSLLLGEAATLSRYLRG, from the coding sequence GTGCATCTGCTCCTGCGCGACGGCGCGCCCCTGCCCGCGCCGCTGACCGTGCCGCGGGACGACGACGGCGCGCGCCTGCTCGCCGCGCTCTACGCCTACCCGCCCCTGCCCGCGGACGAAGGGCCGACCGACGGGTCCGGCGCCGTCCATGTGCGCGCGATGATGACCACCACGATCGACGGGGCGATCGCGGGGGCCGACGGCACCTCCGGCTCCCTCCACGACCCCGACGACTCCTTCGCCTTCCAGGTGCTGCGGGCCCTGACCGACGTGGTCCTCGTCGGCGCCGAGACGGTGAGGCGCGAGGATTACCGTCGGCCCCTCGGCCGGGAGAGCCTGCTCTGCCCCTCCCTCCGCCCGGGCGGAGCGGACCGGCCGGCGCTCGCGATCTGGTCCCGCAGCGGCGACCTTCCGGGCTCCATCGAGGCCGAGCAGCCGACCTTCCTGATCACCGCGTCCGACGGGGCGCGCGAGGCCGCGGCCCGCTCCGGGCTGCCGCGGGATCAGGTGATCGTCGCCGACACCGCGGCCGAGGCGGTGCAGGCCCTCGCCGCGCGGGGGATGCGCGGGATCCAGGCCGAGGGCGGGCCGAGCGCCCTCGGGCGCCTCGCCGCCGAGGGGGTGCTGGACGAGCTGTGCTTCACCACCGCCCATCGCACCGTCGGCGGGCTGTCCCCGCGGGTGCTCGCCGGGGCCGCGCACGAGACGGCCTGGCGCCTGGACTCGCTGCTGCTCGGTGAGGCGGCGACGCTCTCGCGCTACCTGCGCGGCTGA
- a CDS encoding alpha/beta hydrolase family protein, with translation MTRPVSPAPASTPSKRASVFWPQRPDQARWIQVAGYGVAGAATMFALSGGLLTAGARVMARLPLVPRESLRGRPDVTLRAVHPDRVHLDANATTRRDGLLALRQSGGTVHVRLGPVDGTPTPTTVSRPLLAQDTAEPLEVARAASNGFYWAGTPQTAHGLATEEVQVDSPVGQMPAWLVRPDTAAGSLPGEADTWAILVHGHGSARGEALRVIPLLHRLGLTSLAITYRNDSGAPASADRMHHLGAEEWEDAEAAIEYALAHGAKRLLLVGWSMGGGIVLRTSVRSAHRDKIAALVLDSPAVDWQDILIYHATALKAPPPMRRLALWMMTSQFGARTVRLHEPLALDEMTPAYYGEHLRHRTLLFHAMDDATVPPAPSRHLAGLRPDLIEFQPFEGASHTREWNRDPARYERLLVDYLVDALDLDVDPASIEVPVRDPGAAPLEGSIGLRL, from the coding sequence ATGACGCGCCCTGTGTCCCCCGCCCCTGCCAGCACCCCCTCGAAGCGGGCCTCCGTGTTCTGGCCGCAGCGCCCTGACCAGGCGCGATGGATCCAGGTGGCGGGGTACGGTGTGGCGGGAGCGGCCACCATGTTCGCGCTCAGCGGAGGTCTGCTCACCGCGGGCGCCCGGGTCATGGCGCGCCTGCCGCTGGTACCGCGGGAGTCCTTGCGCGGCCGACCGGACGTGACCCTGCGGGCCGTGCACCCCGACCGGGTCCACCTCGACGCCAACGCGACCACCCGCCGCGACGGGCTGCTGGCCCTCCGTCAGTCGGGCGGGACCGTGCACGTGCGCCTCGGCCCCGTCGACGGCACCCCCACCCCCACCACCGTGTCCCGTCCGCTGCTGGCGCAGGACACCGCCGAGCCGCTGGAGGTGGCGCGCGCCGCGTCCAACGGATTCTACTGGGCCGGCACCCCGCAGACCGCCCACGGCCTCGCCACCGAGGAGGTGCAGGTCGATTCGCCGGTGGGACAGATGCCCGCCTGGCTCGTGCGCCCCGACACCGCCGCCGGTTCGCTGCCGGGCGAGGCGGACACCTGGGCGATCCTCGTGCACGGGCACGGCTCCGCCCGCGGCGAGGCGCTGCGGGTGATCCCGTTGCTGCACCGCCTCGGGCTCACCAGCCTCGCGATCACCTACCGCAACGACTCCGGCGCCCCCGCCTCCGCGGACCGCATGCACCATCTCGGCGCCGAGGAGTGGGAGGACGCCGAGGCGGCGATCGAGTACGCGCTCGCCCACGGCGCGAAGCGCCTGCTGCTGGTGGGCTGGTCCATGGGCGGCGGGATCGTGCTGCGCACCTCCGTGCGCTCCGCTCACCGCGACAAGATCGCGGCGCTCGTGCTGGACTCCCCGGCCGTGGACTGGCAGGACATCCTCATCTACCACGCCACCGCGCTGAAGGCCCCGCCGCCCATGCGCCGCCTCGCGCTGTGGATGATGACCTCGCAGTTCGGTGCCCGAACGGTGCGGCTGCACGAGCCGCTCGCGCTGGACGAGATGACGCCCGCGTACTACGGCGAGCACCTGCGCCACCGCACCCTGCTCTTCCACGCCATGGACGACGCGACCGTGCCGCCCGCCCCGTCCCGCCACCTCGCGGGACTGCGCCCGGACCTCATCGAGTTCCAGCCCTTCGAGGGCGCCTCCCACACCCGGGAGTGGAACCGCGACCCGGCCCGCTACGAGCGCCTGCTGGTCGACTACCTCGTGGACGCGCTGGACCTGGACGTGGACCCCGCCTCGATCGAGGTGCCGGTGCGCGATCCCGGCGCGGCCCCGCTCGAGGGGTCGATCGGGCTGCGGCTCTGA
- the treZ gene encoding malto-oligosyltrehalose trehalohydrolase, producing the protein MTPAPHTPDSRTPDRPTSQITSVDRSRYRLWAPAASAVTVRVDGAEHPMSAQGGGWFEAEGLEAVPGARYAFRLEGSELWLPDPRSLSQPDGVHGESEVADPAALVATAGGPLPLADGADLRGAVLYELHVGTFTEGPDGHGGTLDSAIDHLDALVELGVDAVELMPLATFPGSHGWGYDGVGLYAVHDAYGGPAALARFVRAAHERGLAVLLDVVHNHLGPSGNYLGMFGPYFTDEHETPWGSAVNLDQADSREVRDFLLASTRQWLVDFGLDGLRLDAVHELRDHSVRHFLAELADTVADWEDETGRTLTLIAESDRNQPTTVTPTARGGLGMDMQWADDVHHGVHTWISGEHQGYYEDFASTEALATVLERIFLHAGTYSTFRGQEWGAPVDPESPDYDGHSFVTFLQDHDQVGNRATGDRVHHGLTAGQHAAAIALILGGPGTPMLFQGEEWAASTPFAFFTDHDEELGPLVSAGRAEEFAAMGWSDEVPDPQAASTFEASMLRWAERDADGHREILDWYRTLIALRRDEPELHSGDLARTSVEVLAEETVLLRRGDLAVLAHRGPGPVATALSADEVLASFGPLEVAPGAEARASAEGAAPQGGTAPRSGAVQQGGALRLTGAGAAVLRGARVEKG; encoded by the coding sequence ATGACCCCGGCCCCTCACACCCCGGACTCCCGCACCCCGGACCGCCCCACCTCGCAGATCACCTCGGTGGACCGCTCCCGCTACCGTTTGTGGGCGCCCGCCGCGAGCGCCGTGACGGTGCGGGTGGACGGCGCGGAGCATCCGATGTCCGCGCAGGGCGGAGGCTGGTTCGAGGCCGAGGGCCTCGAGGCCGTGCCCGGCGCCCGCTATGCCTTCCGCCTGGAGGGCTCCGAGCTGTGGCTGCCCGATCCCCGCTCCCTGTCCCAGCCGGACGGCGTGCACGGGGAGAGCGAGGTCGCCGACCCGGCCGCGCTCGTCGCCACGGCGGGCGGTCCGCTCCCCCTCGCGGACGGCGCCGACCTGCGCGGGGCCGTGCTCTACGAGCTGCACGTGGGCACCTTCACCGAGGGCCCGGACGGCCACGGCGGCACCCTCGACTCCGCGATCGACCACCTCGACGCCCTCGTGGAGCTCGGCGTGGACGCGGTGGAGCTGATGCCGCTGGCCACGTTCCCGGGCTCCCACGGCTGGGGCTACGACGGTGTGGGCCTGTACGCGGTGCACGACGCCTACGGCGGCCCCGCGGCGCTCGCCCGCTTCGTCCGCGCCGCGCACGAGCGGGGCCTCGCGGTGCTGCTGGACGTGGTCCACAACCACCTCGGCCCCTCCGGGAACTACCTGGGCATGTTCGGCCCCTACTTCACCGACGAGCACGAGACCCCGTGGGGCTCCGCTGTGAACCTCGACCAGGCCGACTCCCGCGAGGTGCGCGACTTCCTGCTCGCCAGCACCCGCCAGTGGCTGGTGGACTTCGGCCTGGATGGTCTGCGCCTGGACGCCGTGCACGAGCTGCGCGACCACTCGGTGCGGCACTTCCTCGCCGAGCTCGCGGACACGGTCGCGGACTGGGAGGACGAGACCGGCCGGACCCTCACCCTGATCGCCGAGTCGGACCGCAACCAGCCCACCACCGTCACCCCCACCGCCCGCGGCGGCCTCGGGATGGACATGCAGTGGGCGGACGACGTCCATCACGGCGTGCACACCTGGATCAGCGGCGAGCACCAGGGCTATTACGAGGACTTCGCGAGCACCGAGGCGCTCGCCACGGTGCTCGAGCGGATCTTCCTGCACGCGGGCACCTACTCGACCTTCCGCGGCCAGGAGTGGGGCGCGCCGGTGGACCCGGAGTCCCCCGACTACGACGGCCACTCCTTCGTCACCTTCCTGCAGGATCACGACCAGGTCGGCAACCGCGCCACCGGCGACCGCGTCCACCACGGCCTCACCGCCGGTCAGCACGCCGCCGCGATCGCGCTGATCCTCGGCGGGCCGGGCACCCCGATGCTCTTCCAGGGCGAGGAATGGGCGGCCTCGACCCCGTTCGCGTTCTTCACCGACCACGATGAGGAGCTCGGACCGCTGGTCAGCGCCGGCCGCGCGGAGGAGTTCGCGGCCATGGGCTGGAGCGACGAGGTCCCGGACCCGCAGGCGGCCTCCACCTTCGAGGCCTCGATGCTGCGCTGGGCCGAGCGCGACGCGGACGGGCACCGCGAGATCCTGGACTGGTACCGGACGCTGATCGCGCTGCGCCGCGACGAGCCGGAGCTGCACAGCGGCGATCTGGCCCGCACGAGCGTCGAGGTGCTCGCCGAGGAGACGGTGCTGCTGCGCCGCGGGGACCTCGCGGTGCTCGCCCATCGCGGCCCGGGTCCCGTCGCCACCGCGCTCTCGGCCGACGAGGTCCTCGCCTCCTTCGGCCCGCTCGAGGTCGCTCCTGGCGCCGAGGCGCGCGCGTCGGCCGAGGGCGCGGCTCCGCAGGGCGGCACGGCTCCGAGGAGCGGCGCAGTTCAGCAGGGCGGCGCGCTGCGCCTCACCGGTGCCGGCGCCGCAGTGCTGCGCGGCGCGCGGGTCGAGAAGGGCTGA
- the zapE gene encoding cell division protein ZapE, translated as MTYSLCDRRPEPTLERLLADLVPPPRFAEARLENYVPDPAHPSQEEAKQRVTAFAAEIGRPRGGGFLSRLRGKRTEAARGIYLDGGFGVGKTHLLTSLFHAVTGEKVYGTFVEYTDLVGALGFQKAVDLLGTSQLVCIDEFELDDPGDTLLMTRLIRELSDRGVAIVATSNTLPDALGEGRFAAQDFLREIQAMAERFEVLRIDGEDYRRRDGVTEIRTLPAPVVEEHAAGQPGATLDAFDALLAHLTKVHPSRYGALIDDVAAAHVTGMHGLTHHHDALRFVVLVDRLYDREVPMLVSLAADGDAAQEGVLEDLFSAELLRSGYRKKYFRALSRLASLANDGRALAG; from the coding sequence GTGACCTACTCCCTCTGCGACCGCCGCCCCGAACCGACCCTCGAGCGGCTGCTCGCGGACCTGGTGCCGCCGCCGCGATTCGCGGAGGCACGGCTGGAGAACTACGTCCCCGACCCCGCGCATCCCTCCCAGGAGGAGGCCAAGCAGCGCGTCACCGCCTTTGCCGCGGAGATCGGTCGCCCACGCGGCGGCGGGTTCCTCTCCCGCCTGCGCGGCAAGCGCACCGAGGCCGCGCGCGGCATCTACCTCGACGGCGGCTTCGGGGTCGGCAAGACCCACCTGCTCACCTCGCTGTTCCACGCCGTGACCGGGGAGAAGGTGTACGGCACCTTCGTGGAGTACACGGACCTCGTGGGCGCGCTCGGCTTCCAGAAGGCGGTGGACCTGCTGGGGACCTCGCAGCTGGTGTGCATCGACGAGTTCGAGCTCGACGACCCCGGCGACACGCTGCTGATGACCCGGCTGATCCGGGAGCTGTCCGACCGCGGCGTCGCCATCGTCGCCACCTCCAACACCCTGCCGGACGCCCTCGGGGAGGGCCGCTTCGCCGCCCAGGACTTCCTGCGCGAGATCCAGGCGATGGCCGAGCGGTTCGAGGTGCTGCGCATCGACGGCGAGGACTATCGCCGCCGCGACGGGGTCACCGAGATCCGCACCCTGCCCGCCCCGGTCGTCGAGGAGCATGCCGCCGGGCAGCCCGGCGCGACCCTCGACGCCTTCGACGCGCTGCTCGCCCACCTCACGAAGGTCCACCCCTCGCGGTACGGGGCGCTCATCGACGACGTCGCCGCCGCGCACGTCACCGGCATGCACGGCCTGACCCACCACCACGACGCGCTGCGCTTCGTGGTCCTCGTGGACCGGCTCTACGACCGCGAGGTGCCGATGCTCGTCTCCCTCGCCGCGGATGGGGACGCCGCGCAGGAGGGCGTGCTCGAGGATCTGTTCTCCGCGGAGCTGCTGCGCAGCGGCTACCGCAAGAAGTACTTCCGGGCGCTCTCGCGCCTGGCCTCGCTCGCCAACGACGGCCGGGCGCTCGCCGGCTGA